The DNA window GAATGGCCATTACTGAAATACATCTGGAGACAAAAGAATACCCGCCGCTTTATCTGTCGGATTTATCCTACGCTATGGAACATAAAAATGTGGATGCTTATCTGGACTCCCGGAAGCTGAACCTGGACTGTAAGAAGGCGATTGAAACGGCAATTAGCGAACATTTTGACGGGTATCATTTGGCAGAGGATGCTGCGTCAGATGTGGTAGAGGCATACGGATCAGAGAGAGTGTCATTTGTGCTTGCCTGTACTGTCCAGCATCTTAAAGCTGACGGGCGGCTTTCCAAAGAGACAAAGGAATGGGCGGATAGCTTTAAAATCCCGGAGAATATCAGCCGTGGCATGGATTTAAACGCCGATTATGTTGTAACTAGCCACCCGGCGGTGCTGGACGGTTTTATTGACCTTGCGAGGCAGACAATAGGAGCAAGGGAACAGCTTATAGAGAAAGAGACGGCACAGGTAACGGCAGAGACAAAAGGCTTTCGGGCAGAAGGATATTTCGGAACCTGGCATACGGCTGAATCAAAAGAGATTGCCGGTGAGAAATTTTACCGGATGGAACATGATGAATATGGCGATACTGTAGGCGGTATTATTTTAGATGCGGATGGGAAGCTGGTTGCGGAGGACTTGGAGCATGGATTTGGTGCCGGTGCTATGAAAGCGGTCACGGAGTATTTGTATGAGAAAGTACCGGAACCGTTTATTAAGCAGTTTTATGTGGTAAATGACACATATGGGGACAAAGCAGACCGGGAGTATCAGTATTTTGCCACACTAAAGGAAGCCCTGGAAACTTATCATGTTCATCCAAACCACTTAGACAAACAGCTCGGTATGGAAAGCCGGGAGCCTGTCACTTCTAGGATGCCCCTGATCTGCTGTAAAAACGGAATTGAGGAAGTAGAAGATATTGAAAAGGTATCTTTAAGTGGGAAGTGGATGAATCCGGAGGTGACAGATGCTGTGAACCGGGCCGTTTTTTATCTGGATAACCGGGATATGGAGGCGGTCTATTTCCTTCCGGGAATGGAGCAGTATTTTTTTATCCAGTCTACAGATGGCGGGTATGATTATACCTTTTACGATGCGGATTACCGGGAGATTGACGGGGGTATCTATGAAAATGAAGATGTTTCCGAGCAGGAAGCGATTGAAGATATCCTCTCCGGCGAAGCCGGCGGGAAGCCTGTCAATTACAAAGTAATGGAACTGGAAGGGTTTTTAGATGAAGTGGAAAAGAGGCAGGAGATTGCCACGACGCAAAAAGAGGCGTCTATCTGTTTTTATGCTGCCGAGTGCATGGAGTTCCCGGTGCTGGGGGAGTATTACGGCAATCTGACACTGGAGGAAGCCTTTCAGAAATACAAAGAAATCCCATCGGAACGGATAAACGGGATCAAAGGGATTGGTTTCCGGCTGGAAGATGGAAGTATGTATGACGGGGATTATGAGCTTATGCGGGCAGGAGTGATCTCAAAAGATGCGATTGAACTGGTTCCCCACTATAAAGAGAGTCCATTGGTGCAGAAAGCCATGGCGGATCTGGAAGAAATGCTGATAAAGGAGAACCAGAAAGAAAATGAAGTGCAGCCAAAGCATGAGGCTGGCCGGGAAGAACAGGACAAACAGGCACAGAATGTACAGAGGCAGGAAGCAGAAAAACCTACCGGAGTGCGCCAGTCCGTTCTTGCGGCGCTCAGGGAACGTCAGGCAAAACAGAAAGCGGAAAAGAAAACCCAGGGACACAGGAAAGGAGAACCGGAGATATGAGAGTAAGATTTGAAGAAGATGAACGTTTTGTCATAGCAATGTTTAAAAAGAACTGCCGGACGGAAACCATGCAGGAGATTCGTAGGATACTTCCCTTTGTGAAAGAAGATACGGAGATGCTCACACTTGTAAACAGTACGCTAAAAAAGATGGAGCAGCTAACAGATCAGGAATTTTCTGTAATGGATCTGGAAGAATACCGGCAGGAACTAGCGGAGGGAGAGGAATAGTGGAAGTCAATCAGTTTGCATGGTATCAGCTAAAGACAACGCCGGAAAACCGCCTGATCCGGTTCCGCTGTTATAAGGAGCTGCAGGAGAAGAAAATCCCGGTGCGCCATGAGAATTATGGGCAGGTATATCTGGGGCGGATGAAAAACGGCGATACGCCCGCAAGCATCCGGAAACGTCTGGAAGAACATCCGCCCCGTTCCATAGCCTGCCATTCCCTTAGTGTCAGTGATGTGCTTGTCTTAAACAGCAATGGTGAGATTACCGCTTACTATGTGGATAAAGAGGGATTTATCGTGATTGCGGGCTTTCTCCGCCTGGGTTCTTCCGGTGCGCTGATCTCTTATGATACGATAGACTTCCATATCGAGGGAAAAGAGGGAAGCTGGCTTGCATACGACAGCATCATCATAGATGGCCGGGAATTTTTCCTGATGGAGCATACCGCATACGGGGCGCAGGCGGCAAATGTAGTCCTTGACGGGGACGGAAATCTGGTAGTGGACAATGTTTTCCATGGTTTTGATGAAACCGTCAAACAGCAGATCCGTGAGTATCTGCATCCGCAAAAGACGGAGCCTGCAGAGGTTAAACAAGATAAGCCGGTTTTGGAAAACTGGCAGAAAGCCTATGAAAACGGGGAATATCTGCGGAGCGCAGAGATTACAGAAGAACAGAATTATGATATGATCGACGGGCGCATGAACAATTTGCCATTGAAACCACGGAAGATCGGGGAGCGTATCTCTGTCCTGGATCGTCTCCATCTGAAGCAGGCGGAGATTGCCAGAAAGAGCGGGAAGCCTGTGCCGCAGATGGCGGCGGAAGAAGAAATGGAGCGGAGAAGAAAATAAAAAAGAGGAAGATGTTTTGCTCATGGGGGCAGGCATCTTCCTTTTTTTAGGACACAAGGTCAGGAACGTGCGTTATCTTTTTCCTGTTCATTCTGCCGGGAGCGGTCTTTCCCCAGGAAAGCTGCTAGGTTTGCCTGGACAGTATTCAACTCTTTTACATATTTCCGGAGATTCTGGTATGCGTCATACTGGCTGTTTTTCCGTGCAGTCAGTTTTTCCTTTTCTGCTTTCAGGAGCTTCATGGACGGCAGCTTTCCATCTTCCGAGTATCCTTTCAGTACCTTACGGGCAGTTTCATAAAGAGTGATTTCTGTCTGATGTTCCTGGCGGAACTTCTTCTTATTCCTGCTGTTAAGATACTGGCGGTATACAGATTTATTTGCCAGGTATTGTCCTGTATAATGGATCTGTTCATTCACCTGCCGCAATTTCTTTTCCGTAGAGCGGAGCGCTTTTCGCATATCGGCGGTCTGTGCCTGTGCTTCTGTAAATGCGTTTTTCAGATCATCTTCGGTGTCATATCCGTGCTCCTGGATATATGCGACAGTTTTTGCCATCTGCTGTAAATTGGACAATCGGACTTTCCGGGCATAAGCAGAACTGGCCTGCGCTTTAGCGCAGCTTTGCAGGTCAACCACAAGCCGGAGATCGGATTTGATAAAGACGAAAGCGGGTAGATCATTCTGATCCGCAAAGGCAGAGCGCTCGTCGGATATGGCTGCTCCAGGCGGCAGGTGCTGCAGGCGTCTGGCATTTTTCTCCCAAACTGACAGTAGATATTCCTTTTCATATCGTGTTCCCAGGCTTCGCCCTGTAATATATTTCCCACGCTCCGGATGGAGATAGCTGAATCGTCCACGGCTGACCTTGAGGGAAATATGGTATTTTTCAGTGAGCAGCTTCTGAAATTCTTCCAGACTGTGAGCGGAAGCGGCAGATTCTTCAATGGCGCTGCGGAGGAAATCTTTCTGTGTTTCAAATTTTGTTTTGCGTGGGGTGATGCCGCCGGCAGTCATTTCCCGGTTCAACTTGTCCATTTTTTTCTGCCCTCTGCGCCGTGCGTGATATTCCCGGTCAGTTATTTTCTTTTCCGCAGGAGAGAGCAGATCAACCTGGTGGAGCTGTTCCCGATGGCACAGATCCATCACATCCTGTTTCAGATAGGAGAGGTAATCATTCGTGAGATGATGTTTAAAACCGGCACGGGAATCGCAGGGACGTTCCATGAAGTCCCGGCGTTCCACATCAAGTTTCCGCAGGCTGTTAATTACAATATGTACATGGATGTTGCTGCTTCTGTTATGCCCGTCCGTATGAGTACAGACCAGAGCCTGATGACCGGGAAAATTTTTCCTGGCATACTCCAGGCCGAGCTGCTGCGCCCGCTCTCCGGTCAGCCCGCCTTCTTCCACATCTTTTGGATCAAAACTCAAAATGTAATGATGAGATTTGATTTCATCATAGGTCTGATTTTTACGGTACTGTGCGTTCAGTTCTTTACATTCCATATCAAAAGTAAAAGGATCACAGTTGATGCCGTCCAGGTAATATTCTTCACGGGGAATCAGCCTGCCATTCTCATCCAGGATCGGCTTCATGGTATCTTCATTATATTGAAACATCAGATAACGCTGTGCCTCCCCATAATCGGCATTTTTACTGGCGATATGCTTCAGGATTGCCATGGAAGGAGTCTCCTTTCTGACCAGAAGCATCTCCCGGAGAGAGGGAGAGGAAGTCTCCTGTCATTTTCAAAACTTCGTACTTCATCTCATAAATATCAGAAATCCCCTGGTTAATTCTTGTTCGCATTTCCTGTGAATGGATACCGCCGCTGTTAAAGTGGCGGGCAATCTGATTTAGGTTACTTCCGATCTTGCCAAACTCTGCGATCAGCTTTTTAAGTTCCGGCAGATCTGCCACAATCTCATATTTGATTTTCACCTGTTTCCCTGTGACTTGTTTCCGGATATACTCTGCGAGGGGAAGGCTTGCGGATTCTGCAAGGGATAAAAGGCGTTCATACTCTGTGTCCGTGAAACGGAGCATGACGGGGTGGGTGCGCCTCAGTTCCTTTTGTTTTCTCGGTCTAGCCATAAAATTCCTTTCTGCTAAAACTTGTATTCATACTATAAGCCGATTTAAAGAGCATAAAGAGAACGAAATGAATATTTTTAAAATGATTTTTTTTCGTGATGGGAACCGATCACGCTGCGACTGTCTTTCACAGGAGCCGTAATAACACATTAAATAAATGCGCTGGAACCGAGGGTATGGGGAGCGGAATCCCCATCAAGTTTGCCGGGTAAGCAAAAGCCAAGAAGTGGGTTTTGAGTTACGCAGGCGAAACTTGCTCTGAAAAAGTGTCCCCATCATAAAGCTGATTAGCGGAAGTTTATGGGAGGATTTATTTAATAAAACTTTTTGTGGCAGAAATAAAATGCCGTATAACTAAATTTAGAAAGTGCTAACAATGCTGTTGTGGATGCGAAAAGCGGAGGCATTGCTCGTAATTCCAGTAACAGTCTTTCTATTTAGGGAGACAGCGGCATTGTCTTTAATGGATGTACCGTACAGTATACGGTAATGCCAGCTTACAGAAGGTTACTTAAACTTTATGGATTTTATGTCCAGTCTGTGGCTGTAAAATCCGGTTAAAAATCCGGGAAGATACGGTTCTTGAAAATTTCCCACTATACTGTCTGAAATGCAAACATGAAACGCTGATAGCAGTACGTCAACTGAATATGTTCGTTATCTGATCATTGGCGAGGGCGAGAGCCTGACGCTGGATAAAGGGGAAAGCCAAAGAACGCCTGCTGTGCGGCACAGAAGATTCCTTATCTTGGCGTATTTCTGAACCGGCGTGGGAAAAAGCTGATCTTAAAGGTGGAACGCTGCCCGACTTGCGGCAGTATCTACCTGCCCTGTAAGGTCTATCAGAAACAGTGGGCGCAGCTAAAAGGCTATCATTTTATCCGCACCAAAACAGGGAAACCGACAGCGGAAATGTTGATCCTTAACCGTCCGCACACTGACCCGACCGCACCGGTACAGGAAAGCCGGTACACGCCGCCGGAATACAAGACACCGGCTTATCTGATCCGGGCGTTGAAATATCCCTGTCAGGGCGGGATGTGTTCTGGAAAATAGTATCTTCTCAATGACCAATAGAAAAGGAATTAGTTTGCCTATGGTTTCTATTGACATTTCGCAGGGAAAAGTATATATTATAATTAACCAATTAACCAAAAGGTTAAAAGCTGTGAAAGGTGGTGGTTCCAGTGTTAGAAGTGTCCGGCTTGTCTTTTCATTATCAACCTCATGTTCCTGTGCTGACCGATCTTACTTTTTCTGTATTAGATGGAGAAATCGTTGGTCTGTTAGGAAAGAACGGGGTTGGGAAAACTACAACCTTAAAGCTGATATTAGGATTGTTACCGATTGAAAAAGGTTCTATCTGCCTTAGCAATTACTCACTGAATCTACATCCCATGCAATACAAGAAACAAATTAACTATGTCTCTGACAACCATGACATATACAACAATCTTACGGGAAAAGAATATTTGAATTTCATAGCCGATATGTACGAAGTACCTTCTGAAACAAGAGATAAAATTTATACTCCGCTGATAAAAGCGTTTCAGGTTGAAAAATATCTGAACAGCCCTATTAAAAAATTATCTCATGGAACAAAGCAGAAAATTGCTATTATAGCTTCGTTGGTTAATGATCCCCTGCTTTGGGTATTAGATGAACCGATGACTGGACTGGATGTAGAAGCTGTTCAGGTATTAAAGGAATTGATTAAATCCAGAACGGCTTATGGGAAATCTGTTCTGTTCTCATCTCACATATTGGAAATTTGTGAAAATTTGTGTGATAAAATTGTTATTATGCAAGCTGGAACAATTAAGAAAACAATCGAGCTTCGAGATAACCCTTCCGATACTTCTTTGGAGGATATTTATATGGAGGTGGTTAATGATGTACCGATGGACAAAGATTTTTCAATTAAGCAAAACAATAAGTAAGATCAATTTCAGCTTTTTGAACTTCCGGTATAAATTGAAAGAACGCCCCGATACTTACTTTATCGTGCTGACTTGCTTTATTTTAAGTATTGTAGGTGTGTTCTATTATTACTATTTTCAAATGCTTGGCCAACTTTATGCTGGACTATCCGAGCTTGGGTTGGAGGCTTTGTTTTTACGGCTTGTACTGTTTGCGGTAGCGATGATACTCTCGGTAGTGAGCGCCTTCCTACTGATAAATATTTTTTGCTTTTCAAAGGATATAGAACGCTTGCAATTATTTCCATTAAGGCCCTGCGACATTTTCACCGGTAAGTA is part of the Lachnospiraceae bacterium KGMB03038 genome and encodes:
- a CDS encoding DUF3849 domain-containing protein, which translates into the protein MAEKDRNKKMKEIMERLEQGVKEIFTSEMYMEYLKTMSQFHNYSFNNTLLIHLQKPDASLVAGYQAWQKKFKRQVRRGEKGIQIIAPAPIREKEEVEKIDPATMEPVLKPDGTPETEEVVYTIPRFRITTVFDVSQTEGEPLPELETPELTGSVGNYEIFMRAIQDVSPVPFRFDEIESGAKGYYSSTEKENVIQEGMSEMQTVKTSIHETAHAKLHDRDLMEELGEKKDQMTREVEAESIAYTVCQHFGLDTSDYSFPYIAGWSSDKNMKELRDSMDTIRKTAGEMIDQIEERIREIQRETQRHQETALFQSEQDRYGIYQIRDDSKGNQYRFMGMSYLQEKRLSVDGEDYQFIYGDVLENNDTLETLYEKFNVAHPDDYTGHSLSVSDVVVLKKDGELTAHYVDSFGYQELPGFAQQRMAITEIHLETKEYPPLYLSDLSYAMEHKNVDAYLDSRKLNLDCKKAIETAISEHFDGYHLAEDAASDVVEAYGSERVSFVLACTVQHLKADGRLSKETKEWADSFKIPENISRGMDLNADYVVTSHPAVLDGFIDLARQTIGAREQLIEKETAQVTAETKGFRAEGYFGTWHTAESKEIAGEKFYRMEHDEYGDTVGGIILDADGKLVAEDLEHGFGAGAMKAVTEYLYEKVPEPFIKQFYVVNDTYGDKADREYQYFATLKEALETYHVHPNHLDKQLGMESREPVTSRMPLICCKNGIEEVEDIEKVSLSGKWMNPEVTDAVNRAVFYLDNRDMEAVYFLPGMEQYFFIQSTDGGYDYTFYDADYREIDGGIYENEDVSEQEAIEDILSGEAGGKPVNYKVMELEGFLDEVEKRQEIATTQKEASICFYAAECMEFPVLGEYYGNLTLEEAFQKYKEIPSERINGIKGIGFRLEDGSMYDGDYELMRAGVISKDAIELVPHYKESPLVQKAMADLEEMLIKENQKENEVQPKHEAGREEQDKQAQNVQRQEAEKPTGVRQSVLAALRERQAKQKAEKKTQGHRKGEPEI
- a CDS encoding DUF4316 domain-containing protein, which translates into the protein MEVNQFAWYQLKTTPENRLIRFRCYKELQEKKIPVRHENYGQVYLGRMKNGDTPASIRKRLEEHPPRSIACHSLSVSDVLVLNSNGEITAYYVDKEGFIVIAGFLRLGSSGALISYDTIDFHIEGKEGSWLAYDSIIIDGREFFLMEHTAYGAQAANVVLDGDGNLVVDNVFHGFDETVKQQIREYLHPQKTEPAEVKQDKPVLENWQKAYENGEYLRSAEITEEQNYDMIDGRMNNLPLKPRKIGERISVLDRLHLKQAEIARKSGKPVPQMAAEEEMERRRK
- a CDS encoding rlx protein; this translates as MAILKHIASKNADYGEAQRYLMFQYNEDTMKPILDENGRLIPREEYYLDGINCDPFTFDMECKELNAQYRKNQTYDEIKSHHYILSFDPKDVEEGGLTGERAQQLGLEYARKNFPGHQALVCTHTDGHNRSSNIHVHIVINSLRKLDVERRDFMERPCDSRAGFKHHLTNDYLSYLKQDVMDLCHREQLHQVDLLSPAEKKITDREYHARRRGQKKMDKLNREMTAGGITPRKTKFETQKDFLRSAIEESAASAHSLEEFQKLLTEKYHISLKVSRGRFSYLHPERGKYITGRSLGTRYEKEYLLSVWEKNARRLQHLPPGAAISDERSAFADQNDLPAFVFIKSDLRLVVDLQSCAKAQASSAYARKVRLSNLQQMAKTVAYIQEHGYDTEDDLKNAFTEAQAQTADMRKALRSTEKKLRQVNEQIHYTGQYLANKSVYRQYLNSRNKKKFRQEHQTEITLYETARKVLKGYSEDGKLPSMKLLKAEKEKLTARKNSQYDAYQNLRKYVKELNTVQANLAAFLGKDRSRQNEQEKDNARS
- a CDS encoding MobC family plasmid mobilization relaxosome protein, with translation MARPRKQKELRRTHPVMLRFTDTEYERLLSLAESASLPLAEYIRKQVTGKQVKIKYEIVADLPELKKLIAEFGKIGSNLNQIARHFNSGGIHSQEMRTRINQGISDIYEMKYEVLKMTGDFLSLSPGDASGQKGDSFHGNPEAYRQ
- a CDS encoding conjugal transfer protein translates to MLCPVCGCKIRLKIREDTVLENFPLYCLKCKHETLIAVRQLNMFVI
- a CDS encoding ABC transporter ATP-binding protein, which produces MLEVSGLSFHYQPHVPVLTDLTFSVLDGEIVGLLGKNGVGKTTTLKLILGLLPIEKGSICLSNYSLNLHPMQYKKQINYVSDNHDIYNNLTGKEYLNFIADMYEVPSETRDKIYTPLIKAFQVEKYLNSPIKKLSHGTKQKIAIIASLVNDPLLWVLDEPMTGLDVEAVQVLKELIKSRTAYGKSVLFSSHILEICENLCDKIVIMQAGTIKKTIELRDNPSDTSLEDIYMEVVNDVPMDKDFSIKQNNK